One part of the Amphiura filiformis chromosome 5, Afil_fr2py, whole genome shotgun sequence genome encodes these proteins:
- the LOC140152684 gene encoding uncharacterized protein yields the protein MNRIFKKSPLSRSNEQLKKLRDLLRVSLECENDVAKDLFRWASLESNYNLRMVFSCLTDLTDAYAKCIKQQSDKLHEFREVFKTIAKEEIALSEIEKSQNRANEVVSSLEKKVQRESKNQENIKAQLEDAVNKADTGQKYLDEKTKTFEIFKAENIRSALIKFNNDYMNILSDMLTIYQTRMAISEMLSGTPVYSIDELEQLAEDGNRLVKETLNKLNMTLPMRDGSLDRFKPTDSPSSSPKTPRRIPSDKQPTRSTPSSTPPPQRSSQCRSTSDSYCSDDDMDSHIYTDLNLDKEEEKRVLPDEDGLYVEPIAESLSKPRLPPANQAPHTLERPLSPPPPPPGPLPNNPVANDSHDEPFSEEPILNSPPSSPPDNFKDALASMIMNRNSDNTVVSSRGQSASKQSLSRDHQAQSSSTAPSPLPRNKTHGGHSPSGLVRSQSPSTHTPPSPLPRNKTHVREQSPHRQDRSRDQTPLSPFARSKTHEREQSPSGLWRSQSPSRLDRSRDQTPPTPLVRSKTQGGDRSPSSPLRSQSPARSGTSTRDNNLPSHLPRSIVHGREQSPSRPLVSQSPNSRCRMPPVKAPVSKPKASFDDDDDSDEDQSHEYDIPD from the exons ATGAATCGGATTTTTAAGAAGTCGCCTTTGTCGAGATCAAATGAACAACTTAAAAAATTACGTGATTTGCTGCGTGTCAGTCTAGAATGTGAAAACGATG TGGCCAAGGACCTATTCAGATGGGCATCCCTCGAATCCAATTACAATTTGAGAATGGTGTTCTCGTGTTTAACAGACTTGACTGACGCCTATGCAAAATGCATAAAACAGCAATCGGATAAG CTTCACGAATTCCGTGAAGTATTTAAAACGATTGCAAAAGAGGAAATTGCGCTGAGTGAAATAGAGAAAAGCCAGAACCGAGCTAATGAGGTCGTGTCAAGTCtggaaaaaaag gtGCAGAGAGAAAGTAAAAACCAAGAAAATATCAAAGCGCAACTTGAAGAT GCCGTAAATAAGGCAGATACAGGACAAAAATATCttgacgaaaaaacaaaaactttcgAAATATTCAAA GCTGAGAATATCCGTAGTGCATTGATCAAATTCAATAATGACTACATGAATATCTTATCCGATATGTTGACGATATACCAGACAAGAATGGCAATCAGTGAAATGTTGAGCGGAACACCGGTCTATTCTATCGACGAACTCGAGCAGCTAGCGGAAGATG GTAATCGTCTTGTAAAAGAGACACTTAATAAATTAAACATGACACTACCAATGCGAGATGGTTCGTTAGACAGATTCAAACCCACAGACTCACCGTCTTCCTCTCCGAAAACTCCAAGACGGATACCTAGTGACAAGCAACCCACACGGTCAACGCCGTCTTCGACACCGCCTCCACAACGATCTTCACAAT GTAGATCAACCTCTGACAGCTATTGCTCCGATGACGATATGGATAGCCATATATACACCGATCTCAATCTAgataaagaagaagagaaaagggTGCTGCCTGATG AAGATGGTTTATATGTTGAACCAATCGCCGAGAGTCTTTCCAAACCTAGACTCCCTCCAGCTAACCAAGCCCCGCACACATTGGAACGCCCGTTATCGCCTCCGCCTCCACCACCAGGTCCTCTACCAAATAATCCTGTAGCCAATGATTCTCATGATGAGCCATTCTCTGAAGAACCCATACTGAATTCTCCTCCGTCATCACCCCCTGATAATTTTAAGGACGCACTTGCTTCTATGATAATGAATCGAAATTCTGATAATACTGTGGTTTCAAGCCGTGGACAATCGGCTTCTAAACAGAGCCTTAGTAGAGATCATCAGGCCCAATCAAGCTCGACAGCACCGTCACCATTGCCAAGGAATAAAACACATGGAGGACATTCACCATCTGGTCTAGTTAGGTCACAATCGCCTTCTACACATACTCCGCCTAGTCCATTGCCACGGAATAAAACGCACGTCAGAGAACAATCACCGCATAGACAAGATAGAAGTAGGGATCAGACTCCGCTTAGTCCATTTGCACGGAGTAAAACGCACGAAAGAGAACAGTCACCGTCTGGTTTATGGAGGTCACAATCACCGTCTAGGCTGGACAGAAGTAGAGACCAGACACCGCCTACTCCATTGGTACGGAGTAAAACGCAAGGAGGAGACCGGTCTCCTTCCAGTCCTCTGAGGTCACAATCGCCTGCTAGATCAGGTACAAGTACTAGAGACAATAATCTGCCTAGTCATTTGCCAAGGAGTATTGTGCATGGGAGGGAGCAGTCTCCTTCTAGGCCGCTAGTTTCACAAAGCCCGAATTCCCGTTGTAGAATGCCACCGGTTAAAGCTCCTGTGTCTAAACCAAAGGCGAgctttgatgatgatgacgatagtGATGAAGACCAAAGTCATGAATATGACATACCGGATTAA